The following nucleotide sequence is from Tissierellales bacterium.
TCTAGTTAGTAAGATAGATATCAGAACTAATACAGCCATTATAATCCAAGTTGAAACAACCGTATTTGTAATCCATATACCACCTAAAACTGGAATCCCTTCTGGAATCTGTAAGACGTATTGAGCTTCAAAATGCATACTCTCCCTCCCTTCTCATTAGACTTTTCTTTACTGCGAAATTCTATAGTCTACTACAAAATTCGCTACATTGATAGATACCCAAAACACTAATATAAATGCCTTGGATTATTATGTAAAAATCTATAAATAGATTTTACAACCATTTTAAGACATATTTTTTAGTTTAGCCTTTCTCTTTGGCGCTATCCAAATTTGATCTACGAATATCACCAATTTGACTACCAATAGCCCAACTATAACAGCTATGACATTGATATAAGGTGCCCTAAAGCCAATAAAAAGAACAATACCAGTTAGCATATACCTTATAGTATATCTGCTCATAGCATAGTTCCTAGCTTTTCTAGGTCCTTTATTTACAGCTTTTTCAAGAGTAAGTGCCAATAATCTGAAATTTAGTATCGAAAACATCGATCCAAAAAATACCCCACTCACCCACGGTTTCCAGTCTTTTATTGCAATTGCAAAACAAAATGCAATCACACATGTAACAAAAAAAGAACTCTTAGTGATATCCTCACAAATGTCTTTAGTACATCCACCTACTCTTTGCATTCTCTCACTTCCTCTTATCTTTATCCTTATCTCTACTGTTCATGCCCTTTGATGTCATTTTAAAAAGAGTAGAAAAAGCCACGCTTATTCCCATTACAACTCCAATAAGCAGAAATATAAACTTTGTTCCAACCTTTTCATCCAGCCAATGGCCTAGTAAAACCCCACCAAATATTGGCACAATCATCGAGATTCCAACTTGTGAAAGCAATGCCAAATTTGCCATCATTCTAAACTTTTTATTCATAATACAACCTCCATTTATATTTATTCGTTGAAGGTTTGTTGCCTTCCACAAAAAAGGCCCCTATAAATAAATATTTTACTCCTATTTTTTTGCTTTGTCAAAAATAATACAAAGTGAATATTGTATGCAATGTTTTTATAAAGAGTCAGATTTTTCAATTTTCTTGTAACCGATTACATTTCGTTTCATTTCAACCGATTAAAACAAATTTCAATATAACAAGTCGCCTTCTTTCATTACATTATCTTAACAAAGTCCCTGTATCTATTATCGGTCGAATTCAGATATCTTGCAAGAACTTTTTGAAAATTTTCTGTTTTTTTAATTTTGATTAGTTTTGCATGATTAATCACAAAACACCCCTATAATATGTAGAGTTTTTTTCATGAAAATATTTTAAACGTTAGTATTAAAAATTCTGCACATTGTAGAATTTAATTTAAAACAAAAATAGACATTGAATCTAATTTAGCACTCTATGACCAACTTTTGTTTTTGAATTCTGATACAAAAGATTCGTCCCAGCGCATTCAAAAAAACCTACATACAAAATTTCATCCTCAACTTGAACGAAATTATATATATAGGTCTTATTTGTCTTTAACTGCTAGTTTACTACTAGGTTACTGCTAGGCTAAAGCCATAGTGGATTCCTAATTGCAGAAACTCATTAGACTCTAATTTATTAGGCTATCTCTGCAGTCTCTACGTTTTAACTCGCGTTTATTGTTTTTATAAATCTCTAGTTCCCATTTGACTCTCTATTATATCTACAATCATCTCGGCTGAATGTCCATCTCCATATGGATTTACAGCATTAGCCATAGCATCATACGATTCTTCATCTGTCAAAAGTTCTTTTACAAGAGCATATACTCTATCAGCATCTACTCCAGCAAGTTTAGCCGTTCCAGCTTCTATACCTTCTGGTCTCTCTGTTTCTTTTCGAAGAACCAAGACTGGCTTTCCAAAATTCGGCGACTCTTCTTGTATACCACCAGAATCAGTAGCTACCATATATGCTTTTTTCTGTATATTTGCACTATCATTGTAATCTATAGGCTCTAGCAAATAAATCCTGTTGCTATCAGACAAATACTTTCTTGCAACCTCTCTAACCTTCGGATTCAAATGCATAGGGAACACAAGTACAACGTCGTCGTGCTCCTCTACAATTCGTCTCATAGCACTAAATATATTGTGCATAGGTTCTCCTAGGTTTTCTCTTCTATGAGCCGTCATATAAATTACTCTGTTATTTTCAAAATCTATCTCATTCAATATCTCATTTTTAAACACATATTCGTCTCTTGCAACTAAATTAAGCGCATCTATCGCAGTATTTCCAGTAACAAATATTGTACTTTCATCATATCCTTCGCTTAAAAGATTATTCTTGCTAGTCTCAGTAGGTGCAAAATGATAATTTGTAACTACACCCGTGAGCTTTCTATTAGCTTCTTCTGGGTATGGCGAATATAAATCTCCACTTCTAAGACCTGCTTCAACATGTCCTACTTTCACTCCATTGTAGAAAGCCGCAAGAGCACCTACAAATACAGTAGTAGTATCACCTTGAACTAATATCAAGTCTGGTTTAAAATCTTTTATTATTCCCTCAAGACCTTCAAGTGCTC
It contains:
- a CDS encoding ATP synthase subunit I, which codes for MQRVGGCTKDICEDITKSSFFVTCVIAFCFAIAIKDWKPWVSGVFFGSMFSILNFRLLALTLEKAVNKGPRKARNYAMSRYTIRYMLTGIVLFIGFRAPYINVIAVIVGLLVVKLVIFVDQIWIAPKRKAKLKNMS
- a CDS encoding AtpZ/AtpI family protein, which translates into the protein MNKKFRMMANLALLSQVGISMIVPIFGGVLLGHWLDEKVGTKFIFLLIGVVMGISVAFSTLFKMTSKGMNSRDKDKDKRK
- the wecB gene encoding UDP-N-acetylglucosamine 2-epimerase (non-hydrolyzing) gives rise to the protein MNRTKVLTVFGTRPEAIKMAPVVLELNRRDGIEHKCCITAQHREMVDQMLAVFDLKPDYDLNIFEAGQTLSQVTTRALEGLEGIIKDFKPDLILVQGDTTTVFVGALAAFYNGVKVGHVEAGLRSGDLYSPYPEEANRKLTGVVTNYHFAPTETSKNNLLSEGYDESTIFVTGNTAIDALNLVARDEYVFKNEILNEIDFENNRVIYMTAHRRENLGEPMHNIFSAMRRIVEEHDDVVLVFPMHLNPKVREVARKYLSDSNRIYLLEPIDYNDSANIQKKAYMVATDSGGIQEESPNFGKPVLVLRKETERPEGIEAGTAKLAGVDADRVYALVKELLTDEESYDAMANAVNPYGDGHSAEMIVDIIESQMGTRDL